The Triticum aestivum cultivar Chinese Spring chromosome 7B, IWGSC CS RefSeq v2.1, whole genome shotgun sequence genome window below encodes:
- the LOC123156821 gene encoding benzyl alcohol O-benzoyltransferase — MASSLLPAFTVRRGEPVLVSPAEQTPRETKTLSDIDDGEGMRFYSSGIHLYRANPDKQGVDPAAVIREALARALVPYYPLAGRLREETGRKLVVDCEAQGVMFVEADVDLSAADFGDVQSPPFPCFEQFILESTTVAGVEPVIDRPLLYIQVTRLKCGGFIFGQRFCHCVVDAPGGMQFEKAVCELACGAAAPSITPSWGREMFMARQPPQPSYPHLEYSEPAGGAVDRMLTTPPGDIARVPFFFGPREIAGLRQRAPPHMSRSSRFELVAACIWLGRTAALGYGHDEEVRLSFIVNARGRRDVPLPEGFYGNAFAYSVAATTAGELCAGGLGYALELVKKAKSAVTYDYLLSVADLMVLRGRPLFALSRTYIVSDVSHAGFKSVDFGWGEAVYGGPAKGGEGPIPGVTNYFSRSKNGKGEEGTVVPISLPKDAMEKFQLEVEGLTAEI, encoded by the exons ATGGCGTCGTCGCTCCTCCCGGCGTTCACGGTGCGGCGGGGCGAGCCGGTGCTGGTGTCCCCAGCGGAGCAGACGCCAAGGGAGACGAAGACGCTCTCGGACATCGACGACGGCGAGGGCATGCGGTTCTACAGCTCGGGGATCCACCTGTACCGCGCCAACCCGGACAAGCAGGGGGTGGACCCTGCCGCCGTCATACGGGAGGCGCTGGCCAGGGCGCTCGTGCCCTACTACCCGCTCGCCGGCCGCCTGCGCGAGGAGACCGGGAGGAAGCTCGTCGTCGACTGCGAGGCGCAGGGCGTCATGTTCGTCGAGGCCGACGTTGATCTCAGTGCTGCTGACTTCGGCGACGTGCAGAGCCCCCCGTTCCCTTGCTTCGAGCAGTTCATCCTCGAGAGCACCACGGTCGCCGGCGTCGAGCCCGTCATCGACCGCCCCTTGCTCTACATCCAG GTGACGCGGCTCAAGTGCGGGGGCTTCATCTTCGGGCAGCGGTTCTGCCACTGCGTGGTGGACGCGCCTGGCGGGATGCAGTTCGAGAAGGCCGTCTGCGAGCTGGCGTGCggcgccgccgcgccgtcgatcACGCCGTCATGGGGCAGGGAGATGTTCATGGCGAGGCAGCCGCCGCAGCCGTCGTACCCGCACCTGGAGTACAGCGAGCCGGCGGGCGGGGCGGTCGACCGGATGCTGACGACTCCCCCGGGCGACATCGCGCGCGTGCCCTTCTTCTTCGGGCCCCGCGAGATCGCGGGGCTGCGGCAGCGCGCGCCGCCGCACATGAGCAGGAGCTCCCGGTTCGAGCTGGTGGCGGCGTGCATCTGGCTGGGCCGCACGGCGGCGCTCGGGTACGGCCACGACGAGGAGGTGCGACTGTCCTTCATCGTGAACGCGCGCGGCCGCCGTGACGTGCCGCTCCCGGAGGGCTTCTACGGGAACGCGTTCGCCTACTCCGTGGCGGCGACCACGGCCGGGGAGCTCTGCGCGGGCGGGCTGGGCTACGCGCTGGAGCTggtgaagaaggccaagtccgCCGTGACGTACGACTACCTGCTGTCGGTGGCGGACCTGATGGTGCTCCGGGGCCGGCCGCTGTTCGCGCTGTCCCGGACGTACATCGTGTCGGACGTGAGCCACGCCGGGTTCAAGAGCGTGGACTTCGGGTGGGGCGAGGCCGTGTACGGCGGGCCGGCCAAGGGCGGCGAGGGACCCATCCCTGGCGTGACCAACTACTTCTCCAGGTCCAAGAACGGCAAGGGGGAGGAGGGCACCGTGGTGCCCATCAGCCTGCCCAAGGACGCCATGGAGAAGTTCCAGCTCGAGGTGGAAGGCCTCACCGCCGAGATCTAA